The following are from one region of the Microbacterium sp. cx-55 genome:
- a CDS encoding LacI family DNA-binding transcriptional regulator, which produces MSRVSMADVAAHAGVSAQTVSRVVNASPRVDPVTRARVEAAMAALGYRVHRAAQALRTGRTRTIGLVVSTLASVGNSRMLQAIAEAASARDYALAIVTVAGSRDIADAFARLREQGVDGAVVLNEATRLARDSAPPAGLRLVVVDSPADDRFAIVQTDHAAGARAAVAHLLERGHPTVHHLAGPRSSFAAVERERGWQEALADAGAPVAEAVRGDWTSASGYAAGAALGAASAVFVANDQMALGLLRALADAGRSVPDDVAVVGFDDVVDAAEYRPPLTTVRQDFDALGTRAVEVLVGLLEENAEVGRTEVPATLVVRASS; this is translated from the coding sequence ATGTCGCGAGTATCGATGGCGGATGTCGCGGCGCACGCCGGCGTCTCCGCGCAGACCGTCTCGCGCGTCGTCAACGCGAGTCCCCGCGTCGATCCCGTCACGCGTGCCCGGGTCGAAGCGGCCATGGCCGCGCTCGGCTACCGGGTGCACCGCGCGGCGCAGGCGCTGCGCACCGGGCGTACCCGCACGATCGGCCTCGTCGTCTCCACCCTCGCTTCGGTCGGCAACTCGCGGATGCTGCAGGCGATCGCCGAGGCGGCCTCGGCCCGCGACTACGCACTCGCGATCGTCACGGTCGCCGGCTCGCGCGACATCGCCGACGCCTTCGCGCGTCTGCGCGAACAGGGGGTGGACGGCGCTGTCGTGCTGAACGAGGCCACCCGGCTGGCGCGCGACAGCGCTCCGCCGGCGGGGCTCCGGCTGGTCGTGGTCGACTCGCCCGCCGACGACCGCTTCGCGATCGTGCAGACCGATCACGCCGCGGGAGCGCGCGCGGCCGTCGCGCACCTCCTCGAACGGGGTCACCCGACGGTCCACCACCTCGCCGGGCCGCGATCGTCATTCGCGGCGGTCGAGCGGGAGCGCGGGTGGCAGGAGGCGCTGGCGGATGCCGGAGCCCCCGTCGCCGAGGCGGTGCGGGGCGACTGGACCTCCGCATCCGGGTACGCCGCGGGAGCCGCGCTGGGCGCCGCATCCGCCGTGTTCGTGGCGAACGACCAGATGGCTCTCGGGCTTCTGCGGGCGCTCGCCGACGCGGGCCGGTCAGTGCCGGACGATGTCGCGGTCGTCGGATTCGACGACGTCGTCGACGCCGCCGAGTACCGCCCGCCGCTCACGACCGTCCGTCAGGATTTCGACGCGCTCGGCACGCGCGCGGTCGAGGTGCTGGTCGGCCTGCTCGAGGAGAACGCCGAGGTCGGGCGTACCGAGGTGCCCGCGACCCTGGTCGTGCGCGCCAGCTCCTGA
- a CDS encoding ABC transporter substrate-binding protein has product MQHKTTKAAAAVLLSSLLLAGCSSGGGNSGGDAAAGDCTPAGENVTLEFTSWIPGIEDVVDIWNQENPDIQVEVQTGPNGNGGTYQNFFNQIAAGDAPDLGQIEYDALPNFLVQDGLEDIGGCADVVAAQDQFVDWAWGQVSLGTEGSVYGIPQDIGPMALFYRSDLFAQNGIAIPTTWEEYKEAAKQIRALGGYITNFSTADINQFAGFVWQAGGQWFANDGDAWDVTLTDDASVKVADYWQELIDEDLVSSYPAWTDEWNNAYNSSEVWTWNSAVWGANSISSGAPDTAGNWSVAPLPQWSAGEAVAGNWGGSSIAVLKGSEHLYEATKFALWLNTSDEALTALNESANIYPATTKGLTLPSLAEGVDFYGGQKIYDVFAEAATEVSPNFTWGPTMTQTYADVSDGFKSAVTGSGTLSDALTKGQESTIATLKTQSIPVAE; this is encoded by the coding sequence ATGCAGCACAAGACCACGAAGGCGGCGGCAGCCGTCCTGCTCTCCTCCCTCCTGCTCGCCGGTTGCTCGTCCGGCGGCGGGAACTCCGGTGGCGACGCAGCCGCAGGCGACTGCACGCCCGCCGGCGAGAACGTGACCCTGGAGTTCACCTCCTGGATCCCCGGCATCGAAGACGTCGTCGACATCTGGAACCAGGAGAACCCCGACATCCAGGTCGAGGTGCAGACCGGCCCGAACGGCAACGGCGGCACGTACCAGAACTTCTTCAACCAGATCGCGGCGGGCGATGCTCCCGACCTCGGTCAGATCGAGTACGACGCCCTCCCGAACTTCCTCGTGCAGGACGGACTGGAAGACATCGGCGGCTGCGCCGACGTCGTCGCCGCGCAGGACCAGTTCGTCGACTGGGCGTGGGGACAGGTGAGCCTCGGCACCGAGGGCAGCGTCTACGGCATCCCGCAGGACATCGGCCCGATGGCTCTGTTCTACCGTTCCGACCTCTTCGCCCAGAACGGGATCGCGATCCCGACGACGTGGGAAGAATACAAGGAAGCCGCGAAGCAGATCCGCGCGCTCGGCGGCTACATCACGAACTTCTCCACCGCCGACATCAACCAGTTCGCCGGATTCGTCTGGCAGGCGGGCGGCCAGTGGTTCGCGAACGACGGCGACGCCTGGGACGTGACGCTGACCGACGACGCATCCGTCAAGGTCGCCGACTACTGGCAGGAACTCATCGACGAGGACCTCGTGTCGTCGTACCCGGCGTGGACCGACGAGTGGAACAACGCCTACAACTCCAGCGAGGTCTGGACCTGGAACTCCGCCGTCTGGGGGGCCAACTCGATCTCCTCGGGCGCACCCGACACGGCCGGCAACTGGTCGGTCGCCCCGCTTCCGCAGTGGTCCGCGGGCGAGGCGGTCGCCGGCAACTGGGGCGGTTCGTCGATCGCGGTACTGAAGGGCAGCGAGCACCTCTACGAAGCGACGAAGTTCGCCCTGTGGCTCAACACCTCGGATGAGGCGCTCACCGCGCTGAACGAGTCGGCCAACATCTACCCGGCGACGACCAAGGGCCTGACCCTGCCGTCGCTCGCGGAAGGTGTCGACTTCTACGGCGGTCAGAAGATCTACGACGTGTTCGCGGAGGCAGCCACCGAGGTGTCGCCGAACTTCACGTGGGGTCCGACCATGACGCAGACCTACGCCGACGTCTCGGACGGGTTCAAGTCGGCCGTGACCGGCAGCGGTACGCTGTCCGACGCGCTGACGAAGGGCCAGGAGTCCACGATCGCGACGCTGAAGACGCAGTCGATCCCGGTCGCCGAATAG
- the galT gene encoding galactose-1-phosphate uridylyltransferase gives MNTPQQPAVTLGAGVVKRSTRLADGRELVYFDDPDTTLGAERSVDTRDLAPRPETATMRLDVLTGDWISIAANRQNRAFLPPAELDPLAPQSPTNPSEIPSLYDVAVFENKSPSFGPALATETDDVPAGIDPPRGLADLAEYGLGRTRTSVGRTEVVCFSPAHSGSFGTQTVTRARTVIEAWADRTAALSALPGIEQVFPFENRGQEIGVTLQHPHGQIYAYPYVTPRTQRLLTALESTGPDLFDRILEFESASDRVVLSGEHWTAFVPFAARWPIEIHLVPHRHVADFAETSDAERDELAPLYLRILRGVDALYDTPTPYIAAWHQAPVRVGRDGARLHLELTSPRRAADKLKYLAGSEAAMGAWIGDVPPETAAARLREAIEGVQL, from the coding sequence GTGAACACACCTCAGCAGCCCGCCGTGACGCTCGGCGCGGGCGTCGTCAAGCGTTCGACCCGTCTCGCCGACGGTCGCGAACTCGTCTACTTCGACGACCCCGACACGACGCTCGGTGCCGAGCGCTCCGTCGACACGCGCGATCTGGCGCCCCGCCCCGAGACGGCCACGATGCGCCTCGACGTCCTCACCGGCGACTGGATCTCGATCGCCGCGAACCGGCAGAACCGCGCATTCCTGCCGCCGGCCGAGCTCGACCCGCTGGCCCCGCAGTCGCCGACGAACCCGTCGGAGATCCCGTCGCTCTACGACGTGGCCGTCTTCGAGAACAAGTCGCCCTCGTTCGGGCCGGCCCTCGCGACCGAGACCGACGACGTCCCGGCCGGAATCGACCCGCCGCGCGGCCTCGCCGACCTCGCGGAGTACGGCCTCGGCCGCACCCGCACCTCGGTCGGACGCACGGAGGTCGTGTGCTTCAGCCCCGCGCATTCCGGCTCGTTCGGCACGCAGACCGTCACCCGCGCCCGCACCGTGATCGAGGCGTGGGCCGATCGCACGGCCGCCCTCTCGGCCCTTCCGGGTATCGAGCAGGTGTTCCCGTTCGAGAACCGCGGGCAGGAGATCGGGGTGACCCTGCAGCATCCGCACGGCCAGATCTACGCCTACCCGTACGTCACTCCGCGCACGCAGCGGCTGCTGACCGCGCTCGAGTCCACCGGCCCCGACCTGTTCGACCGCATCCTCGAGTTCGAGTCCGCGAGCGACCGCGTGGTGCTCTCGGGCGAGCACTGGACGGCGTTCGTGCCGTTCGCGGCGCGCTGGCCGATCGAGATCCACCTCGTGCCGCACCGTCACGTCGCCGATTTCGCCGAGACCTCGGATGCGGAGCGCGACGAACTCGCCCCGCTGTATCTGCGGATCCTCCGCGGCGTCGACGCCCTCTACGACACACCGACGCCGTACATCGCCGCATGGCACCAGGCGCCGGTGCGCGTCGGGCGCGACGGTGCGCGCCTCCACCTCGAGCTCACCTCGCCGCGCCGCGCGGCCGACAAGCTCAAGTACCTCGCCGGGTCCGAGGCCGCCATGGGCGCCTGGATCGGCGACGTTCCCCCCGAAACCGCGGCCGCTCGCCTGCGCGAGGCCATCGAAGGAGTACAGCTGTGA
- a CDS encoding glycoside hydrolase family 3 C-terminal domain-containing protein: MTENLPTTDDLTLEEKAALTSGADFWRTKPIERLGVPAIMMTDGPHGLRKQSGASDHLGLAESVPATCFPPAVALGSSFDPELAQRVGVALGTESAIEDVAVILGPGVNIKRSPLCGRNFEYFSEDPIVSGAMGAGLVRGIQSRGVGASLKHFAANNQETDRLRVSSDVDPRPLREIYLRGFQRVVEDAQPWTVMCAYNRINGVYASEDPWLLTSVLRGEWGFEGLVVSDWGAVNNRVVGLPAGLDLEMPSSGGRTDAELVAAVQEGSLDEVALDIAAGRVLDLIRKTANSRSADVLDVDAHHALAHEAASRSIVLLKNDGGMLPLAPSAKIAVVGAFAETPRYQGAGSSLINPTRLDAALDAIRELADGDVAFAPGFTLDGSGDAATLREEAVVAAAGSDATVLFLGLPAEEESEGFDREHIDLPAAQLALLDALLEAGANVVVVLSNGGVVALPFADRVPAILEGWLLGQAGGSATADVLFGVVNPSAKLTETIPLRLEDTPSFGYFPGEFGHVRYGEGIFVGYRGFDAKKTEVAFPFGHGLSYTSFAYSDAAASVSETGDVVVTATLTNTGEVAGREIVQVYTSLAESLVARAPRELKAFGTVQLDPGESRRVELVVRRGDLAYWDTRVDEWVVEGGEYTVEVAASSRDIRASTTVTLEGDAVRVPLSQNSSIGDLLENPVAGPVMREALKPMFGDDQGMLRMMASFPIGRLAAFPNAPVSTAQIEELLASANAAP; this comes from the coding sequence ATGACGGAGAACCTGCCCACCACGGACGACCTCACCCTCGAGGAGAAAGCGGCGCTCACGAGCGGCGCAGATTTCTGGCGCACGAAGCCCATTGAGCGGCTGGGCGTGCCGGCGATCATGATGACCGACGGACCGCACGGTCTGCGCAAGCAGTCGGGGGCGAGCGACCACCTCGGCCTCGCCGAGAGCGTGCCCGCCACGTGCTTCCCGCCCGCGGTGGCGCTCGGTTCGTCGTTCGACCCGGAGCTCGCGCAGCGCGTGGGCGTCGCGCTCGGCACCGAGTCGGCGATCGAAGACGTCGCGGTCATCCTCGGCCCCGGCGTCAACATCAAGCGCTCGCCGCTGTGCGGCCGCAACTTCGAGTACTTCTCCGAAGACCCGATCGTCTCGGGTGCGATGGGCGCGGGCCTCGTCCGCGGCATCCAGTCGCGCGGCGTCGGCGCCTCGCTCAAGCACTTCGCCGCGAACAACCAGGAGACCGATCGACTCCGCGTCTCGAGCGATGTCGACCCGAGGCCGCTTCGTGAGATCTACCTGCGCGGCTTCCAGCGGGTCGTCGAAGACGCGCAGCCGTGGACCGTGATGTGCGCCTACAACCGGATCAACGGCGTCTACGCCTCGGAGGACCCGTGGCTGCTGACCTCGGTCCTGCGCGGCGAGTGGGGCTTCGAAGGCCTCGTCGTCTCGGACTGGGGCGCCGTCAACAACCGCGTCGTGGGCCTGCCCGCCGGCCTCGACCTGGAGATGCCCTCCAGCGGAGGACGCACCGACGCCGAACTCGTCGCCGCGGTGCAGGAAGGGTCGCTCGACGAGGTGGCGCTCGACATCGCCGCCGGCCGTGTGCTCGACCTCATCCGGAAGACCGCGAACTCCCGCAGCGCGGACGTCCTCGACGTCGACGCGCACCACGCGCTGGCCCACGAAGCGGCATCGCGGTCGATCGTGCTGCTGAAGAACGACGGCGGGATGCTGCCGCTCGCCCCGAGCGCGAAGATCGCGGTCGTCGGCGCCTTCGCCGAGACCCCCCGCTACCAGGGCGCGGGTTCGTCGCTCATCAACCCGACGCGTCTCGACGCGGCGCTCGACGCGATCCGCGAGCTCGCCGACGGTGACGTCGCCTTCGCCCCCGGGTTCACGCTCGACGGATCGGGCGACGCGGCGACGCTTCGCGAGGAGGCCGTCGTGGCCGCTGCCGGCTCCGACGCGACCGTCCTCTTCCTCGGGCTTCCGGCGGAGGAGGAGTCGGAGGGCTTCGACCGTGAGCACATCGATCTGCCCGCCGCGCAGCTCGCCCTGCTCGACGCGCTGCTGGAGGCGGGCGCGAACGTGGTGGTCGTGCTCTCGAACGGCGGCGTGGTCGCGCTGCCGTTCGCCGACCGGGTCCCCGCGATCCTCGAGGGGTGGCTGCTCGGCCAGGCCGGTGGCAGCGCCACGGCCGACGTGCTCTTCGGTGTGGTGAACCCCTCCGCGAAGCTCACCGAGACGATCCCGCTGCGCCTGGAGGACACCCCGTCTTTCGGGTACTTCCCCGGCGAGTTCGGCCACGTGCGCTACGGCGAAGGCATCTTCGTCGGCTACCGCGGGTTCGATGCGAAGAAGACCGAGGTGGCGTTCCCGTTCGGGCACGGCCTGTCGTACACGTCGTTCGCGTACAGCGACGCCGCCGCATCCGTCTCCGAGACCGGCGACGTCGTCGTCACGGCGACTCTCACCAACACGGGTGAGGTGGCAGGACGCGAGATCGTGCAGGTCTACACGTCGCTCGCCGAGTCGCTCGTCGCTCGCGCGCCGCGCGAACTGAAGGCGTTCGGAACCGTGCAGCTCGATCCCGGCGAGAGCCGCCGCGTCGAACTCGTCGTACGCCGCGGCGATCTGGCCTACTGGGACACCCGAGTCGACGAATGGGTCGTCGAGGGCGGCGAGTACACGGTCGAGGTGGCCGCGTCGAGCCGCGACATCCGCGCGAGCACGACCGTCACGCTCGAGGGCGACGCGGTGCGGGTGCCGCTGAGCCAGAACTCGTCGATCGGCGACCTGCTCGAGAACCCCGTCGCGGGCCCGGTCATGCGCGAGGCGCTGAAGCCGATGTTCGGCGACGACCAGGGGATGCTGCGGATGATGGCGTCGTTCCCGATCGGCCGCCTCGCGGCGTTCCCGAACGCGCCGGTGAGCACCGCGCAGATCGAGGAGCTCCTCGCCTCCGCCAACGCTGCCCCCTGA
- the galK gene encoding galactokinase, giving the protein MTGTDAASAARDLFLRVTGAEPSGHWSAPGRVNLIGEHTDYNDGFVLPFAIPHRTHVQLGTRADGRIRVVSTFDEVPVEVPLADLAALFPDDRESVPEWSRYPLGVAWALLHAAGRDADVTGVDIAIASDVPVGAGLSSSAAIESATAIALNDTWDLGLDRVALARVGRTAENEAVGAPTGIMDQMASMLGEADATIFLDCRSLDANVVELGFASAGLELLVMDTRVAHAHSTGGYRERRASCELGAEIMGVAALRDLTVGDLAAAAEKMDDVTFRRVRHVVTENQRVLDTVQTLRNSGPRAIGELLVASHASMRDDFEISVPELDTAVDAALAAGAIGARMTGGGFGGAAIALVERAQAAEVTASVTRAFADAGYGAPHIFAVTPSPGATRA; this is encoded by the coding sequence GTGACCGGAACGGATGCGGCATCCGCCGCCCGCGACCTTTTCCTCCGCGTGACGGGCGCCGAGCCCAGCGGCCACTGGTCCGCGCCCGGACGCGTCAACCTGATCGGTGAGCACACCGACTACAACGACGGTTTCGTGCTTCCCTTCGCGATCCCGCACCGCACGCACGTGCAGCTCGGCACCCGGGCGGACGGCCGCATCCGCGTGGTGTCGACGTTCGACGAGGTGCCGGTCGAGGTGCCGCTGGCCGACCTCGCTGCGCTGTTCCCGGATGACCGCGAGAGCGTACCGGAATGGTCGCGGTACCCGCTGGGCGTCGCGTGGGCGCTGCTGCACGCCGCGGGGCGCGACGCCGACGTGACGGGTGTCGACATCGCGATCGCCTCCGACGTGCCGGTGGGGGCCGGGCTGTCGTCGTCGGCCGCGATCGAGAGCGCGACCGCGATCGCCCTCAACGACACCTGGGACCTCGGACTCGACCGGGTGGCACTCGCTCGGGTCGGGCGCACGGCCGAGAACGAGGCCGTCGGTGCGCCGACGGGGATCATGGACCAGATGGCGTCGATGCTCGGTGAGGCGGATGCGACCATCTTCCTCGACTGCCGCTCGCTCGACGCGAACGTGGTCGAGCTCGGCTTCGCGTCGGCGGGACTCGAACTGCTCGTGATGGACACGCGGGTTGCGCACGCGCACTCGACGGGCGGATATCGCGAACGCCGCGCCTCGTGCGAACTGGGCGCCGAGATCATGGGCGTTGCCGCGCTCCGCGATCTCACGGTCGGCGATCTCGCCGCGGCCGCCGAGAAGATGGACGATGTCACGTTCCGGCGCGTGCGCCACGTCGTGACGGAGAACCAGCGGGTGCTCGACACGGTGCAGACCCTCCGCAATTCGGGACCGCGCGCGATCGGTGAGCTGCTGGTCGCCTCGCACGCGTCGATGCGCGACGATTTCGAGATCTCGGTGCCCGAACTCGACACGGCCGTCGACGCCGCCCTCGCGGCGGGTGCGATCGGTGCCCGCATGACCGGCGGCGGATTCGGCGGCGCGGCGATCGCGCTGGTCGAGCGCGCGCAGGCAGCGGAGGTCACCGCATCCGTCACCCGCGCCTTCGCCGACGCGGGCTACGGCGCTCCGCACATCTTCGCCGTCACCCCGTCCCCCGGCGCCACCCGCGCCTGA
- a CDS encoding TetR/AcrR family transcriptional regulator gives MVQRGSYAKGVAKREQILHEALAVIAREGYRGASVREIADAVGLSQAGLLHYFDSKEELFVEILRVRDRVDMAALGGETDDAADLGALTDGYLRIIRHNTDVPGLVQLFAQMASDAADPQHPAHAYFLERGAMFRSGCAAAFARAQSAGTVTDRVAPETIARTLQAVWDGAQMQWLLDSSVDVAGIVGAYLHSLAPAPEGQRA, from the coding sequence ATGGTTCAACGCGGTTCGTACGCCAAGGGTGTCGCCAAACGCGAGCAGATCCTGCACGAAGCCCTCGCGGTCATCGCCCGCGAAGGCTACCGCGGGGCGTCGGTGCGAGAGATCGCGGATGCAGTCGGCCTCAGCCAGGCGGGACTCCTCCACTACTTCGACAGCAAGGAGGAGCTCTTCGTCGAGATCCTCCGGGTACGCGACCGGGTCGACATGGCCGCGCTCGGCGGGGAGACGGATGACGCCGCCGATCTCGGCGCTCTCACCGACGGATACCTCCGCATCATCCGGCACAACACCGATGTTCCCGGGCTCGTGCAGCTCTTCGCCCAGATGGCCTCGGATGCGGCGGACCCCCAGCATCCGGCGCACGCGTACTTCCTCGAACGCGGGGCGATGTTCCGGTCCGGATGCGCCGCGGCCTTCGCCCGCGCGCAGTCGGCGGGCACGGTCACCGACCGGGTCGCGCCGGAGACGATCGCCCGCACGCTGCAGGCCGTGTGGGATGGTGCGCAGATGCAGTGGTTGCTCGACAGCTCGGTCGACGTCGCCGGCATCGTCGGGGCCTACCTCCACTCCCTCGCCCCCGCGCCGGAGGGGCAGCGCGCATGA
- a CDS encoding alpha-galactosidase produces MPNETGDTITLAHLRAAGTSLVVACDAFAPRVLHWGTELTDADAALLLDTDAGAVTFSSFDEPRRFPVLPVESDGWSGTPALAWHRAGTASAPLLHLRAVDATATTLRLGFTDAVAAADVALDYAIDVDGALTAQLQITSTADAAAPPLDLTAARILLPLPARAEEIADHTGAWTGERRPQRLPVRDGAHVRAGRRGRRGHDDAFVTLVGTPGFGFRDGELWAAHLAWSGDTEMIVERLPEGAGVHTSVLGGGERLRPGEIRLASGDTYRSPLLYLAHSTRGIDGVSERLHGAARRLPGHPDTPRPLVLNTWEAVYFDHRPERIAELARAAADIGVERFVLDDGWFAGRTDDRRALGDWVVDTAKWPDGLRPLSDLVHGLGMQFGLWFEPEMVNPDSDLARAHPDWILSAHPSPPTWRHQLVLDLTHPDAWAHILARLDAVITEVGVDFVKWDHNRDLHAAVSPHSGRAAVHAQTTAFYALVDELRRRHPRLEIESCASGGARVDLGVLRRAQRVWASDSNDPIERQTIQRWTGVLVPPEVAGAHVGPPVAETTHRAASMSFRLITALFGHAGIEWDVTTCTPDERDALRRWAALYRELRPLLHHGRTVRTDEVDPGSILHGVVSTEGDHAVFAWVRTATSAVASTPRTRIPGLDPESRYELRPRTEVGAAARHAVHDPAWLADGAGLTASGHFLAEVGVPLPLLAPGAAMLFELRRV; encoded by the coding sequence ATGCCGAACGAGACCGGCGACACGATCACCCTCGCGCACCTGCGGGCCGCGGGAACGAGCCTCGTGGTGGCCTGCGATGCCTTCGCCCCACGCGTGCTGCACTGGGGCACCGAACTCACCGACGCCGACGCCGCGCTCCTTCTCGACACGGATGCCGGCGCCGTCACCTTCAGCTCTTTCGATGAGCCCCGACGATTCCCGGTGCTGCCGGTCGAGTCGGACGGCTGGTCGGGCACGCCCGCGCTCGCCTGGCACCGGGCGGGGACCGCATCCGCCCCGCTCCTGCACTTGCGCGCGGTCGATGCCACCGCGACGACGCTGCGACTCGGGTTCACGGATGCGGTCGCCGCTGCCGACGTCGCCCTCGACTACGCGATCGATGTGGACGGCGCCCTGACCGCGCAGCTGCAGATCACGAGCACGGCGGATGCGGCGGCCCCGCCGCTCGATCTCACCGCCGCCCGCATCCTGCTCCCCCTGCCCGCGCGGGCGGAGGAGATCGCCGACCACACCGGCGCGTGGACGGGCGAGCGTCGCCCGCAGCGCCTGCCCGTGCGCGACGGCGCGCACGTGCGGGCGGGGCGCCGCGGCCGACGCGGCCACGATGACGCGTTCGTCACGCTCGTCGGAACTCCCGGTTTCGGGTTCCGCGACGGAGAGCTCTGGGCGGCCCACCTCGCCTGGAGCGGCGACACCGAGATGATCGTCGAGCGCCTCCCCGAGGGCGCGGGCGTGCACACGTCCGTTCTGGGCGGCGGCGAGCGACTCCGGCCCGGGGAGATCCGGCTCGCCAGCGGCGACACCTATCGCTCGCCTCTTCTGTACCTCGCGCACAGCACGCGCGGGATCGACGGCGTCTCGGAGCGGCTGCACGGTGCCGCCCGCCGACTGCCCGGCCACCCCGACACCCCCCGGCCGCTCGTTCTGAACACGTGGGAGGCCGTCTACTTCGATCATCGCCCCGAGCGCATCGCCGAGCTCGCCCGCGCCGCCGCCGACATCGGTGTCGAACGGTTCGTGCTCGATGACGGGTGGTTCGCGGGGCGTACCGACGACCGCCGCGCACTCGGGGACTGGGTCGTCGACACCGCCAAGTGGCCGGACGGCCTCCGCCCGCTGTCCGACCTGGTGCACGGACTCGGGATGCAGTTCGGGCTCTGGTTCGAACCCGAGATGGTCAACCCCGACTCCGACCTCGCCCGCGCGCACCCCGACTGGATCCTGTCGGCGCATCCGTCGCCGCCTACCTGGCGCCACCAGCTCGTGCTCGACCTCACCCACCCGGACGCCTGGGCGCACATCCTCGCGCGACTCGACGCCGTGATCACCGAGGTGGGCGTCGACTTCGTCAAGTGGGACCACAACCGCGACCTGCACGCCGCCGTGTCGCCGCATTCCGGCCGGGCGGCGGTGCACGCGCAGACCACCGCGTTCTACGCGCTCGTCGACGAGTTGCGCCGCCGGCATCCGCGCCTGGAGATCGAATCCTGCGCGAGCGGCGGGGCCCGGGTGGACCTCGGCGTGCTCCGTCGCGCGCAGCGGGTGTGGGCGTCGGATTCGAACGACCCGATCGAACGGCAGACGATCCAGCGGTGGACCGGCGTGCTCGTGCCACCCGAAGTCGCCGGCGCCCACGTCGGGCCGCCCGTCGCCGAGACCACGCACCGCGCGGCGTCGATGTCGTTCCGCCTGATTACCGCCCTGTTCGGACACGCCGGCATCGAGTGGGACGTCACGACGTGCACGCCCGACGAGCGCGACGCCCTCCGCAGGTGGGCCGCGCTCTACCGCGAGCTGCGCCCGCTCCTCCACCACGGACGCACTGTACGCACCGACGAGGTCGACCCCGGCAGCATCCTGCACGGCGTCGTCAGCACGGAGGGCGACCACGCCGTATTCGCCTGGGTGCGAACGGCCACCTCGGCGGTCGCGTCGACACCGCGCACCCGGATCCCCGGGCTCGACCCCGAGAGCCGCTACGAACTGCGCCCGCGCACCGAGGTCGGCGCCGCCGCGCGGCATGCGGTGCACGACCCCGCGTGGCTCGCGGACGGCGCCGGGCTCACCGCATCCGGTCACTTCCTCGCCGAGGTCGGCGTACCGCTCCCGCTCCTCGCGCCGGGCGCCGCGATGCTGTTCGAGCTCCGCCGGGTGTAG
- a CDS encoding carbohydrate ABC transporter permease, with translation MSASTFPSRVGTRARVAREPIVSRGSAMLVMAVFTIYFLLPLWWLLVASSKDTGDILTTNPLTFADFRLFENIGTLFAYRDGVYLKWLGNSVLYAGLGGAIATLLAAMAGYALAKYRFPGRELIFNVVLGGVLVPATALALPLFLIFSQVQLTNTFWAVFLPSLVSPFGVYLARIFAASSVPDELLEASRLDGAGEVRTFFTVSVRLMTPALVTMFLFQFVAIWNNFFLPLIMLRSEDLFPVTYGLYNWNNQLNQLPELRGLVLIGALLSVIPLIITFLLLQRFWRNGLGAGALK, from the coding sequence ATGAGCGCCTCCACGTTCCCCTCCCGCGTCGGCACCCGCGCCCGGGTCGCGCGCGAGCCGATCGTCTCCCGCGGCAGCGCGATGCTCGTCATGGCCGTCTTCACGATCTACTTCCTGCTCCCGCTGTGGTGGCTGCTGGTCGCCTCGAGCAAGGACACCGGTGACATCCTCACCACGAACCCGCTCACGTTCGCCGACTTCCGGCTCTTCGAGAACATCGGCACGCTCTTCGCCTACCGCGACGGCGTCTACCTCAAGTGGCTCGGCAATTCGGTGCTCTACGCCGGACTCGGCGGGGCGATCGCGACGCTCCTGGCCGCCATGGCCGGCTACGCACTCGCGAAATACCGGTTCCCCGGCCGCGAACTGATCTTCAACGTCGTGCTCGGCGGCGTGCTCGTCCCCGCGACGGCCCTCGCGCTCCCGCTCTTCCTGATCTTCAGCCAGGTGCAGCTCACGAACACGTTCTGGGCGGTGTTCCTCCCCTCGCTGGTGAGCCCGTTCGGGGTCTACCTCGCCCGGATCTTCGCCGCATCCTCGGTCCCCGATGAGCTTCTGGAGGCGAGCCGCCTGGATGGTGCGGGCGAAGTGCGCACGTTCTTCACGGTCAGCGTCCGGCTCATGACGCCCGCGCTCGTGACGATGTTCCTGTTCCAGTTCGTCGCGATCTGGAACAACTTCTTCCTGCCGCTCATCATGCTCCGCAGCGAAGATCTCTTCCCCGTGACCTACGGCCTCTACAACTGGAACAACCAGCTGAACCAGCTGCCGGAACTCCGCGGGCTCGTGCTCATCGGCGCCCTGCTGTCGGTCATCCCGCTCATCATCACTTTCCTCTTGCTTCAGCGTTTCTGGCGGAACGGACTGGGCGCTGGCGCCCTGAAGTAA